TCGCTTGGGTCTCGACGAAGATCATAAAGTTCCATTTCTTTTATCTCATGTTCATTGTATTTTCCGCCAAAGCCATCATTGTCCGGTAAAATACCTTCGTAAGATCTTGATCTATGCGGAAATACCAGTTTCCAATTCTTATATCTGACCGCCTCAAGATCATTTTTGTTATAGTAGTAATACATGGATTGCCTATGTCCTGGCGCCTTGGAATCGGAAATCTGATTTAAAAAACTGATACCATCAATTTGATTTTTTTGACCTTTAAAATTGCTGAGTTCTGCAATAGTAGCATAGATATCCATGCTACTGGTCAGGTTGTTGTTTATTCGACCTTCTTTGATATTGTTTGGCCATGATATGATGCAGGGAACACGTTGACCACCTTCCCAGCTGGCACCTTTTCCCTCCCTGAATCCTCCAGAAGATCCGTTATGGTTTCCAAAGTTCAACCATGGACCATTATCACTTGTAAAGATTACGATGGTATTATCTGATATGCCGTTATCTTTCAGAGATTTTAGGATTTGACCCATGGAATCATCGATTTCTTGCATCACGTCTCCAAATAAGCCTTGTTCTGAGGTTCCTCTGAACTTTTTTGGAAGCAGCAATTGGAACATGCGTCATGCTATGTGCTAGGTATAGAAAAAATGGCTTTTTCCTGTTATTGTTGATAAAGTCAACAGCTTGTCGAGTATATTTTTCTGTTAGAACAGCTTGATCTTCCAAGTTATTTATCTTCATGACTGTGTCTGGTCTTTCCTGACCTCCCTTGATCTGCAATAAAGGCAAAACTGGATATTTGGCAACATAACTGTCAGTTTTTGCAGGTTTCCCATCAAATCCTACCGGCCACATATCATTTGAGTAAGGAATCCCATAATAAGCATCAAAACCCTGTTTAGTAGGGAGGAATTCAGGCTCATTTCCCAGATGCCACTTTCCAATGATTTGGGTAGCATAACCTTTACTTTTCAGCATTTCCGCCAGGGTTTCTTCCTCCGGTGCTAGACCAACCCCTGCATTTGGCATAAAATGCGCCACTGATTCCCATCCTATTGGGATAGGTACCCGTCAACAATGCTGCCCTCGAAGCCGAACAAACAGCTTGAGGAACCAAAAAATTCGTGAACCTAATACCATTATTAGCCATCCGGTCCAATACCGGAGTATGGTAATCCAAAGCACCCGTAACCCCCAAATCCCCATAACCCAAATCATCCATAAATACCAAGACAATATTAGGTTGTGCTTCCTTTCCTTGACCCAAGGAGATCGAAGAGAAGGATAAAAGAAATAAGATAGTAAGGAATCGGTTCATAGGATAAAGATAGTTATTAGATATGAGATGTGAGATATGAGATTTGAGATATGAACCGCCGGACAGACTGGTTGGGACCCATCGGCCAAAACATTTCATGCTCTGGCTGGAGGGGACACCAGCCAGCAATTCAAAGCCTAATAATTTGCCAGAGATCTAGAATAGTGGTCGGTGGAGACACCGACCACGGCACCTACGAACACCCATAACGGCACCTACGAACACCCATAACGGCACCTATGGCCACACGCCTCGGTTGGTAACTATGGCTATCCTTCACAGCATCTACGGTTACCCATTACAGCTGACTTTGCCGCCCTGGCTGGTGTCCCCACCAGCCAGCAATACAAAACCTAATAACTTGCCAGAGATCTGGAATAGTGGTCGGTGGAGACACCGACCACGGCACCTACGGACACCGACCACGGCACCTATGGGACATCCATAACGGCACCTATGGCAACACGTCTTGGTAGGAAACTATGGCCATCCATCACAGCATCTACAGTTACGCCATTACGGCTGACTTTTCCGCCCTGGCTGGTGTCTCCACCAGCCAACGATTCAGTCCCAACCACAGCAAATTCAGCCACACTATGTCGTGATGTTTTTTGTAATCCTATCTCTTCCCATCTCTCCCTTTCAATTTCCAATTTACTATCTCAAATCTCATATCTCATATCTCACATCTAAATCGTCATATCTCACATCTAAATCGTCATATCCCAAAAAAAAGGTCACTGAGATTTATTTCTCAGTGACCTTTTTTTTGAGGTGTTTCCGTCTCTTAGTGACCTTCGTTACCATCAGCACCATGAGCGTGTCCATGAGATAATTCTTCTGGAGTTGCTTCACGAGTGTTTAAGATTTCGATATCGAAGTTTAATTTTTTTCCAGCCATTGGGTGGTTTAAGTCCGCAACAACTGCTTCTGGAGTTACTTCAACTACTACAGCGCGGAATTGATTTCCTTGGTTGTCTTGTAAAGGAAGAACTTCTCCTACTGGAGGTAATCCTGTCTCATTGAACATGTCAGCAGGTAATTGTGCAATAGCACGATCATCACGCTCACCGTAAGCATCGCCAGCCTCTAATTCGAAAGATTTCTTGTCACCAGCATTTAATCCAGCGATATTCTCTTCAAACTTAGGAAGCATCATACCTACACCGTATAAAAAAGTTAAAGGATTTTCAGTTGTTGTTTGCTCTACAAATGTCTTCTCACCATTATCTTCAATTGTGTGAAGAACATAATTCAATGTTACTACATTGTTGTTTTCTACTGCCATTCTAATTAGATTTTGGGATTCTATCCCTGTTTATTATTTATTAATTCTATAATATTTGCAATCGACGGTTGAGGAAGACTGCAAGTCTTATCTTGACAAAGATATGCTTTTAAGACAGCACCGTCTTTATGCTCTAACAAAGGAAGCTTGCTATTTGTTCCTCCCAATGTGATTTTATTTGGGATGTAATACTTATCAAGTTCTTCTCTCCATTTTAGGCCATCGTCTCCTGTGATTGCAATCTCCCAAACTCCAAAATGTAAATCCAATAATTGGATTGCCCAATTTGAGTAGGCGGAACCATAAGATTTGATGTGTGGAAATACATTCGCAAAAACACGATCTGCAATTTCCGTGTACCTACTATTATCAAATAATAAGCCGAGTTTATACAAATCCCTGACAATTGTTGAGCTCGAGGCAGGAATAACATTGTCCATAATCTCACTTTTCCTCGCAATTAATACTTCTGCCTCGGAACTGCTATAATAAAATGTGCCTATTTTCTCATCATAAAATAGGGGTATAGCGGTATCTGAGTAGGATTTTGCTTTGTTTATCCACACTTCATCAAAGGTCGCTTCATAAAGAGAAATGTAAGCCTCAATGGTAAATGCATAGTCGTCCAAAAAACCGTAAATTGTTCGATTATGGTCTGAGGGTTGATGTAAAAGTCTGCCATTTTGGCAACATTTATCTTCGATAAAGTTTGCGATACCTATGGCTAGATCTAGGAATTCTTGATTATTGAAAGTTCTGTAGGCATCAACCAATCCTTTGAGGAATAATGCATTCCATGTGGTCAACTGCTTATGGTCTAATCCTGGACGAATCCTCTTCGACCTGTACAACAATAATTTTGATTTTATGTCTTTTAAATGCTCCTGCCATTCATCTTCCGAATAGCCAGCTTCAGAAATCATGCTTAAGTCGTCTGAATTGACAAAGGGGATATTGATCTGCTCTTCAGTCCAGTTACCGCTCTTTTTGATGTTGAAGAAATTCCTTGCTAATTCTGCATCATCTTCCAAAACATCAAACTCATCATACTCAAAGGTATAGAATTTACCCTCCACTCCTTCAGAGTCAGCATCCAATGCAGAATAAAATCCTCCATTGGGATTCAACATCTCTCTTTTTGCCCATTCGAAAGTTTCTTCAACAACATTCTTATAAAGGATATTTGGACGTTGCTGGTATGCCTCACTGTAAAGGCTCAAGAGTTGACCATTGTCGTAAAGCATTTTTTCGAAGTGCGGTACATGCCATTTGCCATCCACGGAATATCTCGCGAAACCACCACCAATCTGATCGTAAATACCACCATTTGCCATTTTCTCCAAGGTAAAATGGACATGATTCAATACCTCTTGATCATGATTCAGAAAACCGTATTTCAGGAAAAAAATCCAATTATTGGGCAGTGGAAATTTTGGTGCGCGAGTATATCCACCATCTTTAGGGTCAAATTGCTCTTTCCAAGGCTCTACAACTTGTAGAATATCTTCTAGTTTAAATTGTTCTGGAATATCTTGAATGGGAAGTTTCTCGGCCTGTTGGATTCCTTGAGTAAGGCGCTCGGCATAATCTATCGCTACCTCGGGTTTTTCTTCCCACATTTGCGCAATCTGAAGCAGTACCTGCTGCCAATCATGTGGTTTGAAATAAGTGCCTCCATAGATAGGGCGACCATCAGGTAAACAGATGCAATTTAATGGCCATCCACCAGAATTGGTCATCAACTGAACCGCTATCATATAAATCTGATCGATATCAGGACGTTCTTCCCGGTCAACCTTAATAGAAACAAAGAATTTGTTCATTGTCTCTGCGATCGCATCATTCTCAAAACTCTCTCGTTCCATCACATGGCACCAATGACAGGCGGAATAACCTATGCTGACAATGATCAGTTTATTTTCTTCCTTTGCCTTCCTTAACGCCACATCACCCCACGGAAACCAATGAACAGGATTATGTTCATGTTGCTTTAAATAGGGTGAACCCTCTCCTTGTAATTTGTTTGCCATACATTACGAAGGTAAAAAAATATTATTTTAATAAGCCAATTAGGTTCGCAGTACCACCACCCAACATTTCAAAAGTAAGGTCTCCTTCCAATTGTAAGATCGAAACATTGGAAGTCGCTAAATCAATTTCAGAATGACTTAAATAGTTTGTCAAGTTAGAAAGACCGGGATTATGACCAAATACCAAGAGCTTATCAAATTGGTTAGAAACTGTATTGATAACTTTGAGGATATCCGTGAAATGAGCCTCATAAATATCTTTAGTCTGTTGAATGGAATCAATTGGATAACCTAAAATTGAACAAAAAATTTCTGCCGTTTGAATCGCACGGTTAGCTGAAGAAGAAATAACTAAAGTCTTCTCATCAATATGAAGAGATTTCTTGAGCTCATTCGCTATTTTATTAGCTCTATCGATCCCTTTTTGTTGTAAATCCCTGTCAAAATCATCCTTTGTAAAAGTATGCTCCTCTGCTTTAGCGTGCCTGATAAGGTATAGTGTATTCATGATATTATTAGCTTGTGAGGCATACAAGATAAAAATTTAATAATTAATAAATCGTTCTGAAATTGTTAAGAAATAGTATTGTGACAGATGTTTATTAACTTCGTTGAAAATAGTGGTACTGTTTAATAAATAAAATGGATTTTGAAAAAAAAATATCGCTAATAGTAGGATTAAAAAATAATTTAGACTACACTCAGTCATTCTACAAAAGATTACGCGAATTATATAAAGAGGTCGAAGTGGTATTTGTCAGTTATGGTAGTAGTGATGGAACCCATGAGTGGTTGGATAGTTTAAATGATAGGAATTTAAAATATTATTATTCCGAAGAGTCCAAGTCACTTTCTCACACTTATAATAAAGGAGTTGAAATATCTACTTCAAAACTAATTAGTTATCTCCATAATGATATCATTATTGGTAAGGGATTTTTGGAGGAATTGGTGAAATCATGGCAAAAGGATGCTGTGCTCTTCTATTCGCTTGTGGAGCCACCAATTTTTGCAGATGATAAAAGAGATTGGAAAACAAATATTGATTTTGGAAATGATTTGATGAGCTTTGATGAGAAAGGCTTTGATAAGTATGTTGAAGAGGAGGCTCATAAGCAGCAAAATCCTTTTGAAACCAATGATGAAAGTTTCTTTATATGCGTAGAGAGAAAATGGCTAATTGAGATGGGGGGCCTAGATACCTTGTTTTATCCAATGTTTTATGAAGACTCGGACCTTATGGTGCGGTTTTATCTTCAAAATTCAAGGTTTATAGTTGTACCAAAAGCTATTGGTTATCATTTTGTCAGCAAAACTTCTAGGCATTCCAAGGAATTTGAAAAAAGGACAAAAGCTATTGAGGAATTGAGTTTTAAGAACTTTTTCAGAAAATGGAGATGCCATCCCAATGGCTCTTTTAAAAAGGCATATGACCTAGTTGCCGTTGTCGAAAATGCAACTGTCGATGGAATGTTTGAAATTGAACCTTTTTTCGCGAAAGTATATTCTGATCTTGATAAAAAAAGTTATGTGGATAAATATCAAACAACCACAAAAATTGATTTAAGTGAAAGATTGGAATCAAAAAATAAACTCCAGAAACATGATATTATAATCTATTTGGATGAGAGAAAAATGAAAGAGAAGGATTACTTGCGGATAAAAAACTTATCTGATATAATTGCAAGAAATGAAATAAAATCAAAAAAATTCATCAAAAGCCTATTTAAAGATTATACGAAAATTAAGACAGGAAATATTTCTGGAAAAATAAATAATTTTCGATCTTTAGAAAAGAATTTTCCAACAGTTGTTAATCAAAAATAAATTTATTCTAGTGTCTATATTTTCATATTTATTTGGCAAACGTCCTTCAATCACATATGCAATTACGGTTTGTAATGAACGATTGGAAATTAAAAAATTATTAGATTTTTTAATACCAAGAATTAGACAGAAGGATGAAATTGTAGTGTTACAAGATGTAACGAATAGAGATGAGGGTGTTTCCGAAATTCTAAGTGATTATGGAAACAAGATTATTAAGGCAGAGTCAAAATTAAATGGAGATTTTGCCACGTTTAAAAATCAATTAATAACATTGGCAAAGTGTGAATATCTATTTCAGGTAGATGCTGATGAACTGCTTACGGATGAACTGATCAAATCTTTGCCAGGATATTTATCACTAAAGTCAAAATACGATGCCTTTATGGTATCTAGGATTAATACAGTAGCGGGAATTACTAATGATCATCTTCAACAATGGAATTGGGAAATGAATGAAGACGGTTACATCAATTTCCCAGATTGGCAAACGCGAATATTTAAACTCAATACAAAATGTTCTATATCATGGAAAAATAAGGTTCATGAAGTGCTTACAGGTTATAAAAAATTAGGACGTGTAAAAGGTAAAAAATATGAGATGTCTCTGATTCATGATAAAGAAATCAAGAAGCAGGAATCTCAAAATGCTTTTTATGACAATAATTTTTAAAAATTTATTTTATAGAAGAATAGAATTAAAAAGTATTATTTTTATTAATTCCATATTCAGTCCAGATTCTTTTTTCTTCAATTGTATTTTTTAAGATAATGTCATTATTTGCCAGGTTGTCCTTATTATTCTCTTTGTGATATAGATGATAAGCAACAGCAGCAAATTTGAGGAATCTTTTTTTAACACCTTTATTCATCAATCGGAAGGCCATTTCCGAATCTTCCGAACCCCAACCTTGTATACTCTCATTATATCCATTTATGTCGAGAATATCTTGTTTCCAGAATGACATATTGCAACCTCTTAAAATGGCCGGTTGGTTTTTCTTATATCGGTCTGCCAAAAATTTTGAGAGAAACTTTGACCTAACACTATTTAAAATTGACGACAAAGGGAATCTACTTCGATCAACTTTAATGACACCTTTTTGATTTAATAATTCCTTGCTATGCTCTTGGTTAATCCACACACGACTCCCGCATAAAAAACTGTTTTTTTCAACTAAATAAAGGTGGTCGGAAATAAAATGGGAGTCCATTAATATATCTCCATCAATTTGAATTATATACTCTGATGTTGCTACAGCTATTGCTTTGTTTCTAATAACACTTAATCTGAATCCTTTGTCAGGATGCCATACATGGATTAAAGGTACTGGAGATTGTATTTTTAATCTATCGATAAGATTTCTCGTTTCTTCTTCTGAACCATCATCTGCAATAATGATTTCATCAGGCAAACGGTCTTGTTCCCAAACAGTTTGTAAACAACGCTCAAGTGCTTCTGGCCAATTGTAAGTTGATACTAAAACTGTTACAGTTTTAGGCTTTTTGATTTGAATGGCCATACTATTCGCAAAAATGTTTGTCTATTCCTATTTCTGTCCAAGTGATATTATTATTAAGCGTATGTTCCATGATTTCTTTATTTCTTTCTTCTTGAAATGTGTTTTTCTTTTCCGTGTGATAAAGATGGTAAACAATCGCAGCAAATTTAACGATTGACTTTTTAACACCATTATTCATCATCCTTAAAGTAAGGTCTGAATCTTCATGTCCCCATCCTTCATAAGATTCATTATATCCATTTACTGCAAATATATCTTTTTTCCAAAAAGACATATTAGCCCCACGTGCATAATAAATGGGGTAAGAATTTTTATATCTATTCAATAAATAATGAGAAATAATGGGAATTCGAAACCCATTTTCAATTCTTTTATTGCCCCAACCAAAAAGGTTTGGATTTGTATCAAGTTCCTCAATTAATTTTTTTGAATAATCATTACTTAACATGACCCTGCTTCCTTGTAATAAAAAATTTGGACGGGCAGCATTTAAATGATCTTTAATAAAATTTTTATGCAGAAAAACATCTCCATCAATTTGAATTATGTAATCATATTTAGATGTAGCAAATGATTTATTTAAGATGATGGTTTTTCTAAAACCTAAATCTTCCTGCCAAAGATGAACAATTGGAATAGGAAAAGATTTTTGAAGGGTTTCAATTAGATTTTTAGTTTCCAGTGTAGAACCATCATCAGCGATAATAACTTCCGTAGGCAAAACAGTTTGTTCTTCAACACTTTTTAAACATAAGTGGAGAGCGCCTGGCCAGTTATAAGTTGCGATAATTAAGGTGCAATCCATTTTCATCCTATTAATTTAACCAAAAGTTCATCAATTATATATTATATTATTGAATTGCGAAATTATGGTTTTTTAAATTTATTTCAACTATGCAAATTACATGGATTTGAGAAGATTTTTCAATCTTTCCATAATTAAAGGCCATGAATAATGGTTTTGAACATATTCCTTAGCTTTGGATTTGTTTTTCTCAAGAAGGTCAGGATTGGAAAAATATTTATGGACTTTTTGATGGAAATCGTTTTCATTGAAATAGGCTTCTGTTGCGTGTCCACTTTTCTTAGCATGTCCAACTAAAACATCAGATTTACCATTTACTAAAACAGTTTTCCCCAAATTCATTGCTTCTAATAACAGTAAAGACAAACTTTCATTTTTAGATGGGTTTACAATTAGTGTTGCATTTTTTATCAAAGAAATCTTTTCCTCATCAGTGACAAAACCTGTAAACACGATATCAGGATGTTCAATTCTTTCTTGAAATAATCTCCCAGTTAATACCAGTTTTAGGTTACTTGGATGTTTCTTTTTATAACTTATAAACCATGGTATTAGTTTATCCATTTTAGACCCACATACTCTCCCAAAATAATGGATATATTTATCTGGGATTTGAAATTTTTCTTCTAAAAAATCTTTAGATATTTCAGTTTCAAATTCCGTTTCAACGCCCACAGCCAGTATGCTGTTTGGGGATATGTTTTTACCAAAAATACGCTGAGTCAGGTGTTTTTCTTCCTCCGTATTAAAACCAATATGTTTCACTGATGTAAATACATGAGTATGGACAGAACGGAATACATCACCTTCATTATGTACAGTAGGTATAAGTAGGGTTTTGTGTGGTGCTATTCTAGCACCAAATACAGTATGCGGATATACATAAGAAAATAAAATAATAGCTTTATAATCATCTTTATGCTCTTCCAGATATTTTAATAGTTTTACAGAATAAAAACCATGAGTTTGAAGTAATTTTTCTTCATTTTCAATTCCTAAGTCCCACTTTGGAATAATATTGGACAGGGTCTCCAATATGCCCAATCGATATAAATTTCTTCTTATCTTTCTGGAAAATTTTGTTTTTTTGCGCCAATTTTGATGGACATCAGCATTATAAGGCTCACAATCAAATCTTAATATGTTAACTCCATTTAAAGATTCTTTTTCATTTGTGTAATACGGTTCAAATGTGCTATAATTTATAGTTTTACTTGTCAATACATCAACTTCATAATCATCTACTAAACGTTCTGCTAGCATCCTGCAATGGTATTCCGCCCCACCATTTACTTCCTTCCCATACTGACAAACTAAAAAACAAATCTTTTCCATATTTAAAATAGAATTATTAAAATAATACGTATTTTCAACAATAAATCGCTACTCAAAATCTAATTTAGCTTTCACTTTCTCAATCACCATCTCACTAGTTACGAGGTCTATGGCCTCTACTCCATCACACAAGCATGATTTATTTCCATAAACCGAATTTGGTCTATTGGGGTGTTCCACTTGGACACAGTCTTCCATTTTTTGGCCATAGCCAAGGAATCCCGCAAACGGATGTGTTGCGCCCCAGATGGATATGCAAGGAACTCCCATTAAGGATGCCATATGCATTCCTGAGCTGTCCATACTGATCATTAAATCCAGATGTGCAATAATATCAAGCTCTTCACCCAGTTTATATTTCCCAACCACAGAATGAACGTTTGGAAATTTCCTTGCCCATTCTTCAGTGATATCTTTTTCAGCTTGACCACCTCCAAATAAAACCACCTGAGTACCAAGGTCGGACAAATATTTGATTATCTCGGTCATTTTCTCCATAGATAAAACCTTAAATGGATGTTGAGCGAAAGCTGAAATACCTATTTTTTTAGAGTTTGAAGCTAATATAGGCATCATACCTGAAGGAATGAGGCGATGTTGTTTTTCTAAATGATGTTTAAGTTTAACTGGATATCCCAAAGCTCTGAATACATCGGCGTATCGCTCTGTAGTAAGTTTGAGTTGTTTGAATACTTTGTTCTGTTGCCTTGTTAAGGCTTTTTTCTCAGGTCTACCCTTGTCTAGGATTTTCACTTGGTAACCCGCTGTTCTGAAAAGTATATCCAAAAACCTTGACCTTAGGTTATTATGGAGGTCAGCCACTTGTATTGCTCCATACGGTTTCAATTCTTTGAATAATTTCACCAGCCCAGACATGCCTCTATGTTTGTATTTAGGGTCAAATTGGTGAAATTTCAAACGCGGAATCCCATCAAAAAACGCAGAAAATAAAGGGCGCGAAACCATGATAATTTCCGTGTCTGTATGTTGATCTTGAAACTCTCTCAATACCGATGCAACCATGGCTACATCACCCATGGCAGAAAATCTAGTGACCAAGATCCGCTTCATGTAGAGAATTTACTTTTGAGCTCCGTAAAGTACGGGGTTTAAATTAGGGTCGTTGTACATTTTCATCTGTTTGTAGACCTTCATATATTTTTTACCTGTTTCAATATCTGCCAACAACTCGTCAATACTTTGAGATAGATCCTTTCTTTGTTCCAGCAGGATTTGAAGTTTCTCTTGGCAACTTTCAAGATGAGCATTCGAAACATCTGTACGCAAGGTTTCCAAGTTCATGTGGTAGATCTTAAGAGCTAAGATTGATAGCCTGTCAATTGCCCATGCAGGACTTTCAGAATTGATCTTGGCATCAGGTAATGCCACAACATCAGCAAATTTCTGAAGATAATAGCTGTCAATAAACTCAACAGTATCCGTGCGTTCTTGATTTTGGCGGTCGATCCTTCGCTTCCAATAAAGTCCTTCCCGAGGGTCAATATTTGGGTTTCGGATAACATCCTCCATATGCCACTGTGCTGTGTCTATCCAGCATTTAAGGTAAAGTAAATGCTCCAAACTCTCCCGACCATATGGATTGGCAATCGGCTGGTCAATCTTATCATGAACGTGGTAATCTTCAATTACCTTCTGAAAAATATTGTTTGCTATAGCACTGATCATGTACAAATATAGTGAATAGAGGAGATATGAGATAGGTGATAAACGTTTTGTGATAATAAATTTATAAACAAAAGGAATCTATTTTTCTAAAATAGATGATTTATTATCAATGTAGGAAAAATTCCAAACAGCACGACCAAAACAGTTAGCACAACGCCTATTACCAGCATAATGCTGATTTTACTGTCTTCAGAAATAACCGCTTCATCTTCTTTATTTGTCTTCAGAAAAGAATAAAGGGGGATTTTGAAGTAATAGAACAGTGAAATCACTGAAGTCAA
The Sphingobacterium daejeonense genome window above contains:
- a CDS encoding sulfatase-like hydrolase/transferase, whose product is MFQLLLPKKFRGTSEQGLFGDVMQEIDDSMGQILKSLKDNGISDNTIVIFTSDNGPWLNFGNHNGSSGGFREGKGASWEGGQRVPCIISWPNNIKEGRINNNLTSSMDIYATIAELSNFKGQKNQIDGISFLNQISDSKAPGHRQSMYYYYNKNDLEAVRYKNWKLVFPHRSRSYEGILPDNDGFGGKYNEHEIKEMELYDLRRDPSERYNVIEQNPEILKVLLGIAEEARNDLGDNLTKSEGKNRRPLGRIK
- a CDS encoding sulfatase-like hydrolase/transferase encodes the protein MPNAGVGLAPEEETLAEMLKSKGYATQIIGKWHLGNEPEFLPTKQGFDAYYGIPYSNDMWPVGFDGKPAKTDSYVAKYPVLPLLQIKGGQERPDTVMKINNLEDQAVLTEKYTRQAVDFINNNRKKPFFLYLAHSMTHVPIAASKKVQRNLRTRLIWRRDARNR
- a CDS encoding sulfatase-like hydrolase/transferase, with translation MNRFLTILFLLSFSSISLGQGKEAQPNIVLVFMDDLGYGDLGVTGALDYHTPVLDRMANNGIRFTNFLVPQAVCSASRAALLTGTYPNRMGISGAFYAKCRGWSSTGGRNPGGNAEK
- a CDS encoding FKBP-type peptidyl-prolyl cis-trans isomerase, with protein sequence MAVENNNVVTLNYVLHTIEDNGEKTFVEQTTTENPLTFLYGVGMMLPKFEENIAGLNAGDKKSFELEAGDAYGERDDRAIAQLPADMFNETGLPPVGEVLPLQDNQGNQFRAVVVEVTPEAVVADLNHPMAGKKLNFDIEILNTREATPEELSHGHAHGADGNEGH
- a CDS encoding thioredoxin domain-containing protein; protein product: MANKLQGEGSPYLKQHEHNPVHWFPWGDVALRKAKEENKLIIVSIGYSACHWCHVMERESFENDAIAETMNKFFVSIKVDREERPDIDQIYMIAVQLMTNSGGWPLNCICLPDGRPIYGGTYFKPHDWQQVLLQIAQMWEEKPEVAIDYAERLTQGIQQAEKLPIQDIPEQFKLEDILQVVEPWKEQFDPKDGGYTRAPKFPLPNNWIFFLKYGFLNHDQEVLNHVHFTLEKMANGGIYDQIGGGFARYSVDGKWHVPHFEKMLYDNGQLLSLYSEAYQQRPNILYKNVVEETFEWAKREMLNPNGGFYSALDADSEGVEGKFYTFEYDEFDVLEDDAELARNFFNIKKSGNWTEEQINIPFVNSDDLSMISEAGYSEDEWQEHLKDIKSKLLLYRSKRIRPGLDHKQLTTWNALFLKGLVDAYRTFNNQEFLDLAIGIANFIEDKCCQNGRLLHQPSDHNRTIYGFLDDYAFTIEAYISLYEATFDEVWINKAKSYSDTAIPLFYDEKIGTFYYSSSEAEVLIARKSEIMDNVIPASSSTIVRDLYKLGLLFDNSRYTEIADRVFANVFPHIKSYGSAYSNWAIQLLDLHFGVWEIAITGDDGLKWREELDKYYIPNKITLGGTNSKLPLLEHKDGAVLKAYLCQDKTCSLPQPSIANIIELINNKQG
- a CDS encoding SixA phosphatase family protein; the protein is MNTLYLIRHAKAEEHTFTKDDFDRDLQQKGIDRANKIANELKKSLHIDEKTLVISSSANRAIQTAEIFCSILGYPIDSIQQTKDIYEAHFTDILKVINTVSNQFDKLLVFGHNPGLSNLTNYLSHSEIDLATSNVSILQLEGDLTFEMLGGGTANLIGLLK
- a CDS encoding glycosyltransferase family 2 protein, which translates into the protein MDFEKKISLIVGLKNNLDYTQSFYKRLRELYKEVEVVFVSYGSSDGTHEWLDSLNDRNLKYYYSEESKSLSHTYNKGVEISTSKLISYLHNDIIIGKGFLEELVKSWQKDAVLFYSLVEPPIFADDKRDWKTNIDFGNDLMSFDEKGFDKYVEEEAHKQQNPFETNDESFFICVERKWLIEMGGLDTLFYPMFYEDSDLMVRFYLQNSRFIVVPKAIGYHFVSKTSRHSKEFEKRTKAIEELSFKNFFRKWRCHPNGSFKKAYDLVAVVENATVDGMFEIEPFFAKVYSDLDKKSYVDKYQTTTKIDLSERLESKNKLQKHDIIIYLDERKMKEKDYLRIKNLSDIIARNEIKSKKFIKSLFKDYTKIKTGNISGKINNFRSLEKNFPTVVNQK
- a CDS encoding glycosyltransferase — encoded protein: MLIKNKFILVSIFSYLFGKRPSITYAITVCNERLEIKKLLDFLIPRIRQKDEIVVLQDVTNRDEGVSEILSDYGNKIIKAESKLNGDFATFKNQLITLAKCEYLFQVDADELLTDELIKSLPGYLSLKSKYDAFMVSRINTVAGITNDHLQQWNWEMNEDGYINFPDWQTRIFKLNTKCSISWKNKVHEVLTGYKKLGRVKGKKYEMSLIHDKEIKKQESQNAFYDNNF
- a CDS encoding glycosyltransferase family 2 protein, coding for MAIQIKKPKTVTVLVSTYNWPEALERCLQTVWEQDRLPDEIIIADDGSEEETRNLIDRLKIQSPVPLIHVWHPDKGFRLSVIRNKAIAVATSEYIIQIDGDILMDSHFISDHLYLVEKNSFLCGSRVWINQEHSKELLNQKGVIKVDRSRFPLSSILNSVRSKFLSKFLADRYKKNQPAILRGCNMSFWKQDILDINGYNESIQGWGSEDSEMAFRLMNKGVKKRFLKFAAVAYHLYHKENNKDNLANNDIILKNTIEEKRIWTEYGINKNNTF
- a CDS encoding glycosyltransferase family 2 protein, with protein sequence MKMDCTLIIATYNWPGALHLCLKSVEEQTVLPTEVIIADDGSTLETKNLIETLQKSFPIPIVHLWQEDLGFRKTIILNKSFATSKYDYIIQIDGDVFLHKNFIKDHLNAARPNFLLQGSRVMLSNDYSKKLIEELDTNPNLFGWGNKRIENGFRIPIISHYLLNRYKNSYPIYYARGANMSFWKKDIFAVNGYNESYEGWGHEDSDLTLRMMNNGVKKSIVKFAAIVYHLYHTEKKNTFQEERNKEIMEHTLNNNITWTEIGIDKHFCE
- a CDS encoding glycosyltransferase, producing MEKICFLVCQYGKEVNGGAEYHCRMLAERLVDDYEVDVLTSKTINYSTFEPYYTNEKESLNGVNILRFDCEPYNADVHQNWRKKTKFSRKIRRNLYRLGILETLSNIIPKWDLGIENEEKLLQTHGFYSVKLLKYLEEHKDDYKAIILFSYVYPHTVFGARIAPHKTLLIPTVHNEGDVFRSVHTHVFTSVKHIGFNTEEEKHLTQRIFGKNISPNSILAVGVETEFETEISKDFLEEKFQIPDKYIHYFGRVCGSKMDKLIPWFISYKKKHPSNLKLVLTGRLFQERIEHPDIVFTGFVTDEEKISLIKNATLIVNPSKNESLSLLLLEAMNLGKTVLVNGKSDVLVGHAKKSGHATEAYFNENDFHQKVHKYFSNPDLLEKNKSKAKEYVQNHYSWPLIMERLKNLLKSM